In Myxococcus xanthus, the genomic window CGCATTCGTCGGTCCCCGTCCGCACGGCCTCATCTGTGACCACATCAACGCGAACCGCAGCGACAACCGCAGCGAGAATCTCCGATGGGTGACCGCCCCAGAGAACATCCGGCACGCCGCTGCTCTCGGAAGGATGGATGGGCGTCCAGGTGCACGTTCCCACTCGCCGCTCACGGAAGCGGACGTCCGAAAAATCCGGAGGCTCCGCTTCACGGGGGAGCGGCTGAAGAGCCTCGCCTTGCAGTTTGGAGTCAGCCTTACCACCGTGTCCAACATCGGGCGCGGCCGAACCTGGAAGGAGGTACAACCATGAGCGGCGCATCCTCTCGTCGCAAGGGCGCAGATTGGGAACGCGCCCTCGTCCACCGCTTCCGCGAGGCCATGCCCGAGGCGCTCATCCGCCGCGGCCTCCAGTACCGCACCGGGCAGGAGATGTCCGACGTCGAGGTGCCGTGCTTCTGGGTCGAAGCAAAGGCCCACCAGCGCACCAACGTTCGGGAGGCCATGCGCCAGGCGGTGGAGACGTGCCCGCCGGGCCGCTGGCCGCTCGCCGTGTGCAAGGACGACGGGCAGCCGCCCTTCGTCGCCA contains:
- a CDS encoding HNH endonuclease, with translation MSTPSLPLNDEEWRPVPGFDGWYEVSNLGRVRSWRTRAKLCCRADSPRVVPGRDRKGYRAVKLTHPVFGKVAVGVHHLVLAAFVGPRPHGLICDHINANRSDNRSENLRWVTAPENIRHAAALGRMDGRPGARSHSPLTEADVRKIRRLRFTGERLKSLALQFGVSLTTVSNIGRGRTWKEVQP